CCGTCCAGCCGTCCGGCAGCTGCTTGATGAAGCGCTTGCCGGCGTTGACCATCGGTTCGATCGTGAAGCACATGCCCGGCTTGAGGACCAGCCCCGTGCCCGGCTTGCCGTAGTGGAGCACCTGAGGGTCCTCGTGAAAATTGCGACCGATGCCATGGCCGCAGTACTCCCGAACGACCGAAAACCGTTGAGCCTCGACGAAGCGCTGGATGGCGTGACCGATGTCGCCGAGCGTCGCGCCGGGTCTGACCTGGGCGATACCGATCTGCATCGCCTCCCGGGTTACCTTAATGAGACGGCGGGCCTGGATCGAGGGCTCGCCGACGGCGAACATCATGCTGGTGTCGCCGTGGTAGCCGTCCTTGATCACGGTGATGTCGATGTTGAGGATGTCGCTCTTCTTCAGGACCTTGTTGCCCGGGATGCCGTGGCAGACCTGATGATTGATCGACGTGCAGATCGAGCGCGGGAAGCCGCGGTAGTTCAGCGGCGCGGGCACCGCCCCCTGGACCTGCGTGATGTACTCGTGGCACAGGCGGTCGAGCTCGCCCGTCGTGGCGCCGGGCTGGACATGCTCGCCGATCATGTCCAGCACGTCAGCGGCCAGGCGGCCGGCGATGCGCATCTTGGCGATCTCATCGGGGGTCTTGATCGGCACGTATCCGACTCGGGTTATGGCTTCCACTTCGAGCTTGAACCTCGTTGAAACTTGGCGAGAATTGCTCGGTCCGAATAGGCTATGGTATAAAACGCGGCGCGATGCCGCAAATCCGCACGAGCCTTGTCGTCAGTGTCGAAGGCGGGCCGTACAGGTCCTTACCCAGGCTGACGGCGTTCGAGGGAATTGCGGCGGCTGTGAAGGTCGTTTGGGAGACCTCGAGGATCGCCGGTCTCCGCGAAGCAAAGCGAAACTGTGATTTCCGCTCTGTTTGATTCGTAGCCGCCGAGGCGGCGAAACACGGCGGGGCCAACCTGCCTCCGCACGGGTACCTTGAATTCTTGCGCTTTGGCATTGTTCGAGGGCGTCCGTGAGGTCCGAAGCGAAAAACGTGCGTTTTTCGCTTTATTTTTTAACTGGTGTCCGGGCGCGTCATGTCAAGCTCCGGCACGCTCCAAGTCCGCACATGCGCCGTCACAGAGAGCTGGGTGCCCCGCGGGGGTCGCTGTCTGGGGCGCGTGGAGGCCCAACCCTAACGAGGAAGATTCCGTGACTGAGATTACGATGCGGCAGATGCTGGAGGCCGGGGTCCATTTCGGCCATCAGACCCGCTACTGGAACCCGAAGATGGCGGCGTTCATCTTCGGTCAGCGCAACAAGATTCATATCGTCAACCTCGAGAAGACGCTGCCGCTCTATCGCGAGGCCGCCAACTATCTTGGTACCCTGGTGGCCAACGGCGGTAAGGTGCTCTTCGTCGGCACCAAGCGGGCGGCGCGCGAGGCGGTGCGCGAAGAGGCTGCGCGCTGCGGCATGCCCTACGTCAATCACCGCTGGCTCGGCGGGATGCTGACGAACTTCAAGACGATCCGCCAGTCCATCAAGAGGCTGAAAGACCTCGAGGCGATGTTCGATGACGGCAGCATCGAACGCTTCAATAAGAAGGAGGCCCTTGATCTGAGCCGCGAGCGCGACAAGCTCGAGCGCAGCCTGGGCGGCATCAAGAACATGGATCACCTGCCCGACGCCCTGTTCGTCATCGATGTCGGTCACGAGAAGATCGCCGTGACCGAGGCGAACAAGCTCGGCATCCCCGTCGTCGGTGTCGTCGATACCAACAACGATCCCAGCAAGATCGACTATGTCGTCCCCGGTAACGATGACGCGATACGCGCGGTGCGTCTCTACATCCAGGGCATCGCCGATGCGGTGCTCGACGGGCGCACGACTGGCGCGGCGGCCGTCTCGGGCGGCGAGGCCCTCGGGACCGCCGAGGAATCCCCGGCCGTTGCCGGTTAAAGCGTCGAATCGCGCCGGCGCTGCACACCGGCGCGAGAACCTTTCCGACAAGGAGCAGAATTCATGGCTATTTCGGCCGCACAGGTGAAAGAGCTTCGCGAGCGCACCGGCTCGGGAATGATGGAATGCAAGAAGGCGCTGACCGAGACTGGCGGTGACATTGAGGCTGCCATCGAGTTGATGCGCAAGACCGGTCAAGCCAAGGCCGCCAAAAAGGCCGGGCGGGTCGCGGCTGAGGGGGCCGTGATGATCGCCGTGAGCGAGGACGGCAAGCGCGGCGTCATGGTCGAGGTCAACTGCGAAACCGACTTCGTGGCCAAGGACGCCAGCTTCGCCGCCTTTGCCGAGGGTGTCGTCGCCCAGGCCCTGGCGAGCGAAACGGGCGATGTCGAGTCCCTGATGGACTTGCCGATGTCGGGCGACGCCGGGCAGAGTATCGCCGAGGCCCGCGAGGCGTTGGTCGCCAAGATTGGCGAGAACGTCCAGGTGCGGCGCATCGTGCGACTGGCTGACGCCCAAGGGCAGATCTACAGCTACCGTCACGGGGTGCGTATCGGGGTTCTGGTCGATATCGAGGGCGGTGATGCCGAGATCGGCAAGGACATCGCGATGCACATCGCCGCGAGTCGCCCGCTCTGCGTCAGCGCCGATCAGGTGGACCAGGATGCGCTCGCCAAGGAACGCGAGATCTTTCGCGCCCAGGCCCTCGAGGAGGGTAAGCCCGAGAAGATCGTCGACAAGATCATCGAGGGGCGCGTGCGCAAGTACCTCGAAGAGGTGACCCTGCTCGGGCAGCCCTTCGTCAAGGACCCGGACCTCTCGGTCGAGAAGCGTCTGAACCAGGTCGGGGCCAAGGTCGCGAGCTTCGCGCGCGTCGAGGTCGGCGAGGGTGTCGAAAAGCGCCAGGAAAACTTCGCCGATGAGGTCATGGCCCAGGTGCGCGGCGCCTGATAGCGGTTTTAGAGCGCCCTGTGCTCGGGGCGGCAAGCGTCAACCTGATCCGGAGACGATCGTGGCGACGGGCTCCTACCGGCGGATACTCCTCAAGCTGAGCGGCGAGGCGTTGCTGGGTGATGAGGCCTATGGCATCGACCCCAAGGTCCTCGCCCGCCTGGCCGGTGAGGTGCGCGACCTGGTGGCCAATGGCCTGCAGGTCGCACTCGTGATCGGTGGCGGCAACATCTTCCGCGGCGCCGGTCTCGCGCAGGGCGGTATGGATCGGGTCTCGGCCGACCACATGGGGATGCTCGCCACGGTCATGAATTCCCTGGCGATGCAGGATGCCCTGGAGCGTATGCAGGTGCCGACGCGGGTGATGTCGGCGTTGCGCATCAATCAGGTGTGCGAGGACTACATCCGACGCCGCGCGATACGCCACCTCGAGAAAGGGCGGGTGGCCATTTTCGCGGCCGGCACCGGCAGCCCGTTCTTCACGACCGATTCGGCGGCGAGCCTGCGGGCCATCGAGATCGGTGCCGATCTCCTGGTCAAGGCGACCAAGGTGGACGGGGTCTATTCGGCCGATCCGGTCAAGGATCCGCAGGCCGTCTTCTATCGTCGCCTGACCTATAGTCAGGCCCTGCGCGAGGACCTACGCGTCATGGACGCGACTGCCATCGTCTTGTGCCGCGACAACGGCTTGCCGTTGCGGGTGCTCAACATCAATGTACCTGGGGCGCTGATGCGCCTGATCTCCGGCGAGGACGTCGGGTCGCTGGTAGAGAATGGGGACTGAAAAGATGATCGATGATGTGAAGAAAGATACCACCGAGCGCATGGCCAAGAGCGTCGAGGCGCTGCGTCACGAGCTGGCGAAGATCCGCACCGGACGGGCCCACCCCTCCCTGCTCGACCACATCATGGTCTCGTACTACGGCTCCGAGGTCCCGATCAAGCAGGTGGCCAACATTACCGCCGAAGATGCCCGCACTCTGGCGGTCACGCCCTGGGAGCGCAACTTGGTCCAGGCGGTCGAGAAGGCCATCATGCAGTGCGATCTCGGCCTCAATCCGAATACCGCGGGCACCGTCATCCGGGTGCCGATGCCGCCCTTGACCGAAGAGCGGCGCCGTGACCTGATCCGGGTCGCTCGGCACGAGGCCGAGCAGTCACGAGTGGCGGTGCGCAACGTGCGGCGCGATGCCAACAACGAATTGAAGGAGATGGTCAAGGAGAAGATGATTTCCGAGGACGACGAGCGACGCGGTGAGGAGATGATCCAAAAATTGACCGATCAGTACGTCAAGGAGATCGATGGGGTCCTGGCGGAGAAGGAGGCGGATCTCCTCTCGATCTGACACGCGTGTTGTCTAGTTCCGCATTGATCGTGCCGGACACCCGTTCGGGGGCCCCTGGCGGGCCGCCGCCGGGGGCCGTGCCGCAGCACGTGGCCATCA
This portion of the Thioflavicoccus mobilis 8321 genome encodes:
- the rpsB gene encoding 30S ribosomal protein S2 — encoded protein: MTEITMRQMLEAGVHFGHQTRYWNPKMAAFIFGQRNKIHIVNLEKTLPLYREAANYLGTLVANGGKVLFVGTKRAAREAVREEAARCGMPYVNHRWLGGMLTNFKTIRQSIKRLKDLEAMFDDGSIERFNKKEALDLSRERDKLERSLGGIKNMDHLPDALFVIDVGHEKIAVTEANKLGIPVVGVVDTNNDPSKIDYVVPGNDDAIRAVRLYIQGIADAVLDGRTTGAAAVSGGEALGTAEESPAVAG
- the tsf gene encoding translation elongation factor Ts — its product is MAISAAQVKELRERTGSGMMECKKALTETGGDIEAAIELMRKTGQAKAAKKAGRVAAEGAVMIAVSEDGKRGVMVEVNCETDFVAKDASFAAFAEGVVAQALASETGDVESLMDLPMSGDAGQSIAEAREALVAKIGENVQVRRIVRLADAQGQIYSYRHGVRIGVLVDIEGGDAEIGKDIAMHIAASRPLCVSADQVDQDALAKEREIFRAQALEEGKPEKIVDKIIEGRVRKYLEEVTLLGQPFVKDPDLSVEKRLNQVGAKVASFARVEVGEGVEKRQENFADEVMAQVRGA
- the map gene encoding type I methionyl aminopeptidase, with amino-acid sequence MPIKTPDEIAKMRIAGRLAADVLDMIGEHVQPGATTGELDRLCHEYITQVQGAVPAPLNYRGFPRSICTSINHQVCHGIPGNKVLKKSDILNIDITVIKDGYHGDTSMMFAVGEPSIQARRLIKVTREAMQIGIAQVRPGATLGDIGHAIQRFVEAQRFSVVREYCGHGIGRNFHEDPQVLHYGKPGTGLVLKPGMCFTIEPMVNAGKRFIKQLPDGWTVVTKDRSLSAQWEHTVLVTENGHEILTLRAEEREASTLG
- the frr gene encoding ribosome recycling factor, which encodes MIDDVKKDTTERMAKSVEALRHELAKIRTGRAHPSLLDHIMVSYYGSEVPIKQVANITAEDARTLAVTPWERNLVQAVEKAIMQCDLGLNPNTAGTVIRVPMPPLTEERRRDLIRVARHEAEQSRVAVRNVRRDANNELKEMVKEKMISEDDERRGEEMIQKLTDQYVKEIDGVLAEKEADLLSI
- the pyrH gene encoding UMP kinase, producing the protein MATGSYRRILLKLSGEALLGDEAYGIDPKVLARLAGEVRDLVANGLQVALVIGGGNIFRGAGLAQGGMDRVSADHMGMLATVMNSLAMQDALERMQVPTRVMSALRINQVCEDYIRRRAIRHLEKGRVAIFAAGTGSPFFTTDSAASLRAIEIGADLLVKATKVDGVYSADPVKDPQAVFYRRLTYSQALREDLRVMDATAIVLCRDNGLPLRVLNINVPGALMRLISGEDVGSLVENGD